The DNA window GAGATGCGGTTAACTTATAAGGGTGATTACGCCTTAAAGACAATTTTAGACTTGGCTTTGCACTATGGAGAAAAACCGGTGACTATCCATCAGCTTGCAAAAAGGGCGGATATCCCGATTAAATTCTTAGAGCAAATTCTTTTGCAATTAAAAAGAGCGGGTTTTGTCGAGAGCAGGCGCGGTAAAGTAGGCGGGTACCTGCTTTTCAAACATCCATCAAAGATAACCCTAGGAGAGGTGGTTAGATTTATTGATGGGCCGGTAGAGCCTATTATCTGTGTGCAACATAATTACAAAGGCTGCCGGGATTTAAACAAATGTGTTTTTAGAAAAATCTGGCAGAAGGTTTCAGAATCAACTTCAAAAATAATTGATAACATAACTTTTGATGATCTTGTGAAAGAAAATAAAAAAGGAAACTCAAGTTTTATCTATCAAATTTAAGAAGGGAAAGAATGAAGATCGCTAAGGATATAACAGAATTAATTGGGAACACTCCATTAGTAAAATTAAATAGGCTAACCAAGGATTGCCAGGCAACTATTTTGGGGAAATTGGAATTTTTTAATCCTTGCTCATCAGTAAAAGACAGGATTGGATTAAGCATGATTGAGCAGGCTGAAAAAGAAGGCAAGATTAAGAAGGATACAGTTATTATTGAACCAACCTCCGGAAATACCGGTATTGCATTGGCTTTTGTTTGTGCTGTAAAAGGCTATAAGTTAATTTTAACCATGCCGGAGACCATGAGTATGGAACGAAGGCAGCTCTTAACTGCTTTTGGCGCTACGATTATCCTTACTCCCGGAGAAGAAGGCATGCGCGGAGCGGTAAAAAAAGCGGAGGAGTTAGCTGATTCTAACAAAAATTATTTTATACCTCAGCAATTTAATAATCCTGCCAATGTCCAGGCGCACAGGCTTACTACTGCGCAGGAGATTTGGCGTGATACCGAAGGAAAGGTTGATTTTTTAGTTGCAGGAGTAGGTACTGGTGGTACAATTACAGGTATAGGCGAGGTTATCAAGAAAAAGAAGAGTAGTTTTAAAGTAATCGCTGTTGAGCCGCAAGATTCTCCTGTTTTATCGGGTGGTAAACCCGGATTGCATAGAATACAGGGAATCGGAGCAGGTTTTGTCCCGCAAGTTCTAAATACCAAGATTATTGATGAGATAATCCAGGTTTCTAATGATGAAGCCTATGAAACAGCAAGAAGATTGGCAAAAGAAGAAGGCCTTTTAGCCGGGATTTCCTCCGGAGCTGCAGTGTTTGCGGCATTAGAAGTTGCGAGAAGGAAAGAAAATAAAGGCAAGGTTATTGTGGTAATTTTGCCAGATACCGGTGAGCGGTATCTGAGCATGGAGCTGTTTGTATAATAAAAAGGGAGATAAAATGAGAGAAAAAGTAGAGAAGGCTTTAGAGAAGATTAGGCCGATGCTTGCAGCAGATGGCGGCAATATAGAATTAGTAGAAGTTACTGCAGACGGCATAGTAAAGGTAAAATTGACTGGCAGCTGCGGATGTTGTCCGATGAGCCAGCTTACTCTTAAAATGGGAGTAGAAAAAATCTTAAAACAGGAAGTCCCCGAAGTAAAAGAGGTAGTTGCTTTATAGAATTTTTTTCGCGGAGAAATTAATACCATGAGAACGATTAAAGAAATAAATGAAAAGATTAAAAAAGGTGAAGTTGTAGTAGTTACTGCCGAAGAAGTAATTGATTTGGTTAAAGAAAAAGGCATAAAGAAGGTAGCAACGGAAGTAGATGTTGTTACTACAGGCACCTTTGGCCCTATGTGTTCGTCCGGAGCATATTTTAATATCGGGCACTCAAAGCCAAGGATAAAAATTGGCGGAGGCACATGCAATATCAATGATGTGCCTTGTTATACCGGTTTTGCCGCTGTAGATATTTATCTGGGAGCAACTGCTGTGCCTGACGACGATCCTCGTAATAAAGTTTTCCCCGGAGAATTTAAGTATGGAGGAGCCCATGTAATACATGAGCTAGTTGCGGGTAAAGATGTCCGTCTTGACGCTACAGCATATGGGACTGATTGTTATCCGCGCAAGAAGTTAGAAACATTGCTTAATATTAAAGATTTGAATGAGGCGGTTTTGTTTAATATACGCAATTGCTATCAGAATTATAATGTTGCGGTTAATTTATCCGATAAAGCAATCTATACCTACATGGGAATGCTTAAACCGAATTTAGGCAATGCTAATTATTGTTCAGCGGGGCAACTTTCGCCGCTCTTGAAAGACCCGTATTATAAAACTATTGGCATTGGGACAAAGATTTTTTTAGGTGGTGGGATTGGCTATGTTGCTTGGCATGGGACGCAACATAATCCTTTAGCTGCCCGTAAGGAAAACGGCATTCCTCAAGCACCTGCAGGGACTCTTGCAGTAATTGGAGATTTAAAAGGGATGAAGCAAGAGTGGTTAGTCGGAGTTAGCATGTTAGGCTATGGCGTAAGTTTGGCTGTCGGAATAGGCGTGCCAATACCTATATTAAATGAAGATATCTTAAAATATGCTTCTGCTAAAGATGAGGATATTTATGCGCAGGTTGTTGATTATAGCAATAATTATCCGCAGGTCATTTCAGGAAGCTTAGCTGAGGTGAACTATGCGCAATTAAAATCAGGAAAGATTAATTTACGCAGTAAAGATGTTCCTACGGGAAACCTTTCCAGTTATTCAAAAGCGCGTAAAATCGCCGAATCCCTTAAGGAATGGATTAAAAAGGGAGAGTTTTCTTTAACAGAAGCTGTGGCGCCTTTGCCGCAAGTTGAGTCAGGCTATACTTGTAAATTGTTAAAAGAGCGACCCGTAGTATAAAATTT is part of the Candidatus Omnitrophota bacterium genome and encodes:
- a CDS encoding Rrf2 family transcriptional regulator; amino-acid sequence: MRLTYKGDYALKTILDLALHYGEKPVTIHQLAKRADIPIKFLEQILLQLKRAGFVESRRGKVGGYLLFKHPSKITLGEVVRFIDGPVEPIICVQHNYKGCRDLNKCVFRKIWQKVSESTSKIIDNITFDDLVKENKKGNSSFIYQI
- the cysK gene encoding cysteine synthase A, producing MKIAKDITELIGNTPLVKLNRLTKDCQATILGKLEFFNPCSSVKDRIGLSMIEQAEKEGKIKKDTVIIEPTSGNTGIALAFVCAVKGYKLILTMPETMSMERRQLLTAFGATIILTPGEEGMRGAVKKAEELADSNKNYFIPQQFNNPANVQAHRLTTAQEIWRDTEGKVDFLVAGVGTGGTITGIGEVIKKKKSSFKVIAVEPQDSPVLSGGKPGLHRIQGIGAGFVPQVLNTKIIDEIIQVSNDEAYETARRLAKEEGLLAGISSGAAVFAALEVARRKENKGKVIVVILPDTGERYLSMELFV
- a CDS encoding NifU family protein, whose amino-acid sequence is MREKVEKALEKIRPMLAADGGNIELVEVTADGIVKVKLTGSCGCCPMSQLTLKMGVEKILKQEVPEVKEVVAL
- a CDS encoding homocysteine biosynthesis protein, encoding MRTIKEINEKIKKGEVVVVTAEEVIDLVKEKGIKKVATEVDVVTTGTFGPMCSSGAYFNIGHSKPRIKIGGGTCNINDVPCYTGFAAVDIYLGATAVPDDDPRNKVFPGEFKYGGAHVIHELVAGKDVRLDATAYGTDCYPRKKLETLLNIKDLNEAVLFNIRNCYQNYNVAVNLSDKAIYTYMGMLKPNLGNANYCSAGQLSPLLKDPYYKTIGIGTKIFLGGGIGYVAWHGTQHNPLAARKENGIPQAPAGTLAVIGDLKGMKQEWLVGVSMLGYGVSLAVGIGVPIPILNEDILKYASAKDEDIYAQVVDYSNNYPQVISGSLAEVNYAQLKSGKINLRSKDVPTGNLSSYSKARKIAESLKEWIKKGEFSLTEAVAPLPQVESGYTCKLLKERPVV